The Nitrospira sp. genome contains the following window.
CCCCTCCAGCTCACGAATGTTGTTTTTCATCGTGGTGGCCAGAAAATGGATCACCTCTTCGGGGAGCGCAATACGTTCATCCTCAGACTTCTTGCGTAAGATGGCGATACGCGTCTCGACATCCGGCGGCTGCAGGTCTGCAATCAGACCCCATTCGAACCGGGACCGCAGGCGCTCTTCGATGTCAGGCATATCTTTCGGGAACCGGTCGCTCGACAACACGATCTGCTTCCTGGCCTCATAGAGCGTGTTGAAGGTATGAAAAAATTCTTCCTGAGTGCGTTCCTTACCCGCCAAAAACTGAATATCGTCGATCATCAACATATCGACATTGCGGTAGCGTTTGCGCAAGTCGATCATCTTGTCGTAGCGGATCGAATTGATCACTTCGTTCGTAAACTGTTCCGTGGTCAGGTAAGCGATGCGGAGATCACTCCGCTCGGCGAGATAGTTCCCGATCGCATTCAGCAAATGGGTCTTCCCCAATCCCACGCCGCCATACAGAAACAACGGGTTGTAGGCCTTGGCCGGTTGTTCCGCCACTGCCATACAAGCCGCATGGGCAAACTGGTTCCCGGCCCCGACCACAAAACTCTTGAACGTATATTTGGGGTTGAGTTGGATCCCGCGCTTTGATCGCGAGGCCACGAACCCGCGTCCACTCGTATCCGGAGCAGTCGTGTCCTGCTGAACGGGAGGCGGCGCCTGTTTATTGTTAATCACAAATGAGACATCCATACGCCCGCCGCCCTGTGCCGCCGAAACAGCCTCCGCCAACAGGTCGTGATAATGCTCGCCCAACCATTCGCCAAAAAATTTGTTCGGCACGGCAAGATAGGCCGTGGTGTCTTCGACCCGATCCAGGACAACCGGCGTGAACCAGGTCTCGTACACCTGCTTCGGCACCTTCTCCTGAATGTAGACTAGCGCGTCATCCCACATGTGTTTCATCGTAGCAATTCAATAACTTAGAAATGTTCACAGGCTTATCAACAGGTGTGGATAATCGTACGGGCCGTCACGGTTTTCCTGGGTACGCGCCACACAACTCCGGTGAGTTCATGTGGACAGTCCTCGACCATTCCGACGGTCAGCGCATCTCCTACACAGCGCCCCTCACCTTATCCCACACGGTACCCAGCCTTATACACCATCTCATCAACATGGGCTAGGATCTTCCATCCGCAACAACCACGCGCCTTGGCCTACCCATCCACAGAACTCACAAGACCTACTCCTACTCCGACGGCTGCTGATTTTCTCTTTCTAGAGAAAATATCTAAGAGAAGAGCCGTCCAGTCATAGCACAATCGTCGTATCATGCTCAGTAATGAAGGTGACCAGTTCCTGATAGGAAATCACCTGCTGTGGTCCAGCGTGACCTGATACCTCCGATTCCGACGCCAGCATATAGATCGGACCGGGAAAGACGGGGACCGACTCGACAGCCTGTTCGAGCAGCACCAACGAAGCCGTTCTAACCGCGCCGGTCTCATCAGCAGAGGGCAACAGAGACCGGGTCATATCTGTCACAGGTTGGCGAAGCAGATATAGGGTTCGACGAGCGGCCATGAGGTCTCATTCACACTAAAATACCAGGACCCGGTCGGCTGCCGTCATGGCCTGGCGTGTTGATTCCACAGTTCCTTCACTGATCACAAACCCCTCCTGCAGCGCCGGTCGTGGTTCCTGATCCCCTACCAGGACAAAGGGAATATGGAGATGCCCACAGGAGGCCAGATATCCTTCAAGGATATCGAGATCCAGAATATTCTCCCGATTGACTGCCAACAACCGTACGGCCGGACCCATCAGCACGACAGTCGCGGGATGCTCCCCGGCGGCCAATCCCAACGCGATTCGCAGCGCCTCGACCGGTACGGCGGAGATGCGCGGATCTCGGCGAATGAGGAACAGGACGGAAGCGGTGGCGGCCACGGTCATGTCCTCAGGAGGATCGTCAGGTGAATGCCAGGAAGCGGTCGCAGCCATTCAGGATCTGTGACAGCACCACCAACCCGCAGAGGGAGATCCTCGAATCCAGCTGGTGAGTCGACACCCCGTGTCGTTGACAGCCGTAGGCGCAGAGGAAGCATTTCATACCGCGGCCGACCAATGTGGCATAGCGCGGGTCATGAATGTTCTTCACCCCCTCGTCGATACAATAGAGATAGACGGCATGACCCTGGGTGATGGCTTCGCTCGACAACCGTGCCACCGTCTCCACACTGGGGTGGGATGGGGGTGTGGATAACAGGATCCCGACCTTCTTGGCGCTCATAACCAGGCGTCTGTGGAAAAAGTATAGGAGCGCTTAAGAATCAAATAGTTGCACAGCTCAACGAGCAAGCGGAGCGTACGAATTTTAGGCTGGAAAGTCAACTACAAAAAGGGGCGGAATTACGTCAGGAGTCGGTTCTGCAGGATGGCAACCAGATCTCGGATAGAGAGGTCCTCTTGGGCCTTGGTCTGCATGTGACGCAACGTGGCGGCATTCTTTTCGATTTCGTCGTCACCGAGCAGAATGGTGTAGAGGGCCCCGAGACGGTCCGCCTGCCGCAAATGGGCCTTCAGTGATGTGGAACGAAAATCCATATCCGCTGGGACGCCGGCCCGGCGCAACTCATCCAGGAGCGAAAATCCAACCTCAGCGCCTTTCGTGCCAAACGCGGCGACATAGACCCGGGGGGTGGAGGGGATCACAACATCCTCCGGCAGCATCAAGGCAATCCGTTCCAGTCCAACTGCAAAACCCACGGCCGGGACTGCAGCACCACCGAGTTGTTCGACCAGGCCATCATATCGTCCGCCGGCGCCGACGGCATTTTGTGCGCCCAGATGGGAACAGGTGACCTCAAAGGCTGTAAGGCAATAATAATCGAGGCCGCGAACGAGGCGAGGGTTCAGGTGATAGGGAATACCCACAGCCTGGAGGCCAGCCGTGACATGTTCGAAATGATCCTGCGCCGCTGGAGAAAGGGAATCGGCCAGGCGAGGCGCATCCTCGGTAGCAATGCGGCAATCCGGCACTTTGCAGTCCAGAACTCGCAGGGGATTTGCCTCGATCCGGCGCTGGCAGTTTGCGCAGAGGCGACTTTCCACGCCTTTCAGAAACGCAACGAGGAGCGGTGTGTACCGCGCACGATCCTCGGTATAGCCCAGGTTATTGATCTCCAAGGTTAGCCCGGGCAGCGAGAGATCGGACAACAGCCGCCAGAGCAGAGCCATAACCTCGACATCGGCGCGCGGATCTGCAACACCGAAGGATTCGACCCCGAACTGATGAAATTGCCGGAGGCGGCCAGCTTGGGGCCGCTCATGGCGGAACATGGGTCCGGCGTAACAGTATTTCTGCGGCCTAGGATCAGCAGCCCGATTATGTTCGATAAACGCGCGCACCGTCCCGGCCGTGCCTTCTGGACGAAGGGTCAGGGACGAGCCGTCGCGATCCGGGAACGTGTACATTTCCTTTTCGACAATATCGGTCGTGGCCCCGATACTCCGTGCAAACAACGTCGTCGTTTCGAAGATCGGCACCCGAATCTCCTGAAACCCATAGCGGAACGCCCAACGCCTGGCGGTCTCTTCAATATACCGCCAGCGTGGAGACTCTTCGGGTAGGAGATCTTTGACGCCTTTGATTGCTTTAATCATCACGCTGGTGGCCTGTTTCCGGTCATTCGTGCGGGACTATAACGGCGGCCTTGCGGGCAAGTCAACGCAATCTGTCGCCGCGTCGTCGGACAGCCTGCGGGCCATGTCAGCCACGTTCAGGGGCCCACTCGCGAGGTTGCACCAGGTCCGCGGCGGGGGTATAGTGCCGACCTTGTAAAAAATCGGCGGCTTTCTCCACCCACGTGGTGGACCTCGACCGCTCAAGCACTGTGCCCAGCGTAGGATGGTTATGACGACTCCGGCCCGCCGTGTCATTGCTCTGGCTCCGATGCCACCGGAAAAGTCCGCCTATGCCTTGGCGCGCTACAGCCGGTCTCCCGACTCCATCGAAGAGAGTCTGAAATGGGTCCATGGCCACTCCTCAGAAAAATTTTGGGAGCAGTTTTACTTCGACTATGGTCACGGGTCGATTGCGGACCTGGGCCACGTCATCATCTGTTTCGAGCAGATTTCGGAACTGGCGGCGATCCGCTTGGAGGATGAACAGGTCTGGGACGGCCAAGCCAAATCGAGCCGGTATCAGAATTTTGCCTCCAGCAGTTGGTATGTGCCGGGCACCATCCGCGGCCAGGAGACAGAGGCGGTATACCTAGGCATTCTGCGGGGACTGTCGACGGTCTACCGCGCGTTGCATGACCCGTTGAGCCAGTTCCTCACCGAGCGCGATCCGCGCCCGGACAGCATGACCCCCGCGGCCTATCAACGGGCGATTGCGGCGCGGGCGTTCGACGTCACCCGTTACTTGTTGCCCCTGGCGGCACAGACGAACGTGGGGCAGGTGGTTAGCATCAGGACGCTCGAGAAGCAGATCATCCGCCTGTTGTCGTCGCAAATCCCCGAACTTCGTCAGATCGGGGAGGACTTGCAGGACGCCTGTCGCAAGCCGCCGGTCAATGTGTGGGGGGAACTGTGCGGTCAGACCGCCGGCGCCGGCGAGCCGATGGCCCCGACGTTGGCGCGGTATGCCAAGCCGAATGTCTATCAGGCGGAGGTGTACAGCGATCTCGCGAGATATGCGAAAGAGGTCCTCAAAGGAACCGGGCTGGACCAACCAT
Protein-coding sequences here:
- a CDS encoding histidine--tRNA ligase — protein: MIKAIKGVKDLLPEESPRWRYIEETARRWAFRYGFQEIRVPIFETTTLFARSIGATTDIVEKEMYTFPDRDGSSLTLRPEGTAGTVRAFIEHNRAADPRPQKYCYAGPMFRHERPQAGRLRQFHQFGVESFGVADPRADVEVMALLWRLLSDLSLPGLTLEINNLGYTEDRARYTPLLVAFLKGVESRLCANCQRRIEANPLRVLDCKVPDCRIATEDAPRLADSLSPAAQDHFEHVTAGLQAVGIPYHLNPRLVRGLDYYCLTAFEVTCSHLGAQNAVGAGGRYDGLVEQLGGAAVPAVGFAVGLERIALMLPEDVVIPSTPRVYVAAFGTKGAEVGFSLLDELRRAGVPADMDFRSTSLKAHLRQADRLGALYTILLGDDEIEKNAATLRHMQTKAQEDLSIRDLVAILQNRLLT
- the dnaA gene encoding chromosomal replication initiator protein DnaA, translated to MWDDALVYIQEKVPKQVYETWFTPVVLDRVEDTTAYLAVPNKFFGEWLGEHYHDLLAEAVSAAQGGGRMDVSFVINNKQAPPPVQQDTTAPDTSGRGFVASRSKRGIQLNPKYTFKSFVVGAGNQFAHAACMAVAEQPAKAYNPLFLYGGVGLGKTHLLNAIGNYLAERSDLRIAYLTTEQFTNEVINSIRYDKMIDLRKRYRNVDMLMIDDIQFLAGKERTQEEFFHTFNTLYEARKQIVLSSDRFPKDMPDIEERLRSRFEWGLIADLQPPDVETRIAILRKKSEDERIALPEEVIHFLATTMKNNIRELEGSLVRVGAYSSLTGQAITLEMAKNVLRDLIGDKKKIVSIEDIQEAVGSKYHVKIADLKSRRRSKTLVHPRQIAMYLCRELTDASFPEIGRQFGGKDHTTIIHACRQISKAKESDSALHTTLEGLKEQILRA
- a CDS encoding FAD-dependent thymidylate synthase, which encodes MTTPARRVIALAPMPPEKSAYALARYSRSPDSIEESLKWVHGHSSEKFWEQFYFDYGHGSIADLGHVIICFEQISELAAIRLEDEQVWDGQAKSSRYQNFASSSWYVPGTIRGQETEAVYLGILRGLSTVYRALHDPLSQFLTERDPRPDSMTPAAYQRAIAARAFDVTRYLLPLAAQTNVGQVVSIRTLEKQIIRLLSSQIPELRQIGEDLQDACRKPPVNVWGELCGQTAGAGEPMAPTLARYAKPNVYQAEVYSDLARYAKEVLKGTGLDQPSAWGAAEPVDLIEPHDPLDEVVTTLLYRASQAPYRKILAVVRDWTEKQKQDTLEVAFRKRGPYDELIKEFRSGYAFIFDVLMDIGGWRDMHRHRRCQQVQQNFTTVHGFDTPPILTAAGLEQEYREAMGHVKSDIEQLRKSSQEAALYAIPFGFSVRCLFKMDFAEAEYIAKLRSGVKGHWSYRTIAWLMKEKITERYPVLGARMQATPPDVQDALTR
- a CDS encoding DsrE family protein, translating into MSAKKVGILLSTPPSHPSVETVARLSSEAITQGHAVYLYCIDEGVKNIHDPRYATLVGRGMKCFLCAYGCQRHGVSTHQLDSRISLCGLVVLSQILNGCDRFLAFT